The Sulfitobacter sp. HNIBRBA3233 genomic sequence TCACGGTCCTCGAATATTCCATCCGCTCCGACAGATTGGAGAATTGAATTTGTTCCCTGTTCGACTTTTCATATTGCTGGTTGCCCTGTTGCCCGGCCTTGCCTCCGCCGAAGCCATCCCGCGCGGTGGTCCTAATGACAACCGCGTGCGCTTGGCCACTTACCAGGAAGGCCAGGTCTACCGCCTCAACGTCTCGCTCACCCATGTGACCACCATCGAGTTCGGTGATGGCGAAAGCATCCGCTCGATCATCGCGGGCGACACGGAAGGGTTTGAGATCGACGGCGTCCCGGGTGGTCAAGCCTTCGCGATCAAGCCCGTCGCGCGCGGCGTCCATACCAACGTGACCGTCTACACGAACAGGCGCAGCTACTATTTCAACGTCGAGGAGGTCCGCAGCCCGACCTTCTACGTGGTGCAGTTCCGCTTTCCGGACGACAATGCACGGCCCACACGTACCATCGCGGCCCAAGCGCCGAACTATAATTACGGTGCCAGCGCGCGGACCGAGTTCACCCCCACCCGTGTCTGGGATGACGGGACGTTTACGTATTTCGCGTTTCCGCGGAACGCACCTGTGCCAGCGATCTTCCGCTACGCGGGCGGCCGCGAGCGCACGGTCAACACGCAAACCCCTGAAGACGGCGTGATCCGCGTCAGCGGCGTAAACCGCCAATGGGTCCTGCGACTTGGCGAAGAGGTGGTCTGCATCGAGGCGATCCCGCCCGCGGAGGCCGCCTCATGAGCGATACTGAGAACACCGAGCTGGAAAAACGCCTCGCCGCCCTTGAGAAAGGCAGTGCCCGCGCGCCCATAGCGGCGCAGCGCCGGTCGCCCTTTCTCGCGCTGATCGTGGTCCTCGTCATCGGCGCGGGTGGTGCCCTGCTCTATCTCCTCTCACAGCCCGACGAAGAGGAAGCCTTGCCGACGGCCACCCCGGACGTCTTCCAAAACGAGGGGGACGGCTTTGGCGCTATCGAGACCTTGCCCCCGCCCGAGCCCGAGGTTGTGTTTGTCGAACCAGACCCCGACGAGCCCAATGCCGAGCTGCTGGCGCAGATCAGCGCCTTACAGGCCCAGATCGAGGAATTGCGCAACGCCCCCGAAGCGATCGTCGAGGACAACACCGCCGCGGCCGAGGCGATCGACGCGCTGACCGCCCAGATCGCGGCGCTGCAAGCCGCCTCGGAAGCCGCACAGGAGCGGTTCCAGGCCGAACTAACGGCCCGGGATCGTACCCTCGAGCAATTGCGCATGGATCTGGAACTGGCCCAACTCGAGGCCAGCCGACCCCTACCCGCGCCACCGGGCCCCACGGAAGATGAGCTGCGCGCACGCGAGCAAGAGCGACTGCGCCGCGAGGAAGAAGCCCGGCGCATGGCCGAGCTGGAGCGCCGCGCCGCGGAGGAACGCGCCTTCCAGG encodes the following:
- a CDS encoding TrbG/VirB9 family P-type conjugative transfer protein gives rise to the protein MFPVRLFILLVALLPGLASAEAIPRGGPNDNRVRLATYQEGQVYRLNVSLTHVTTIEFGDGESIRSIIAGDTEGFEIDGVPGGQAFAIKPVARGVHTNVTVYTNRRSYYFNVEEVRSPTFYVVQFRFPDDNARPTRTIAAQAPNYNYGASARTEFTPTRVWDDGTFTYFAFPRNAPVPAIFRYAGGRERTVNTQTPEDGVIRVSGVNRQWVLRLGEEVVCIEAIPPAEAAS